The Paraburkholderia hospita genome includes a window with the following:
- a CDS encoding response regulator, protein MAHELRASPQTRGSVLIALSGFGSDADVARSTEAGFRQHLVKPVDPDLLIELLRDVGVSR, encoded by the coding sequence GTGGCCCACGAACTCAGAGCGTCGCCGCAAACCCGCGGCTCAGTATTGATCGCCCTGTCGGGTTTCGGCAGTGACGCGGACGTTGCCCGCTCGACAGAGGCCGGCTTCAGACAGCATCTGGTCAAGCCGGTGGATCCCGACCTGCTCATCGAACTGTTGCGCGACGTTGGCGTTTCCCGATAA
- the phaP gene encoding TIGR01841 family phasin (Members of this family are phasins (small proteins associated with inclusions such as PHA granules). Note that several different families of phasins have been named PhaP despite very little sequence similarity to each other.) has protein sequence MFFYSPQQIADLHKANYQSFVNLTGKYMNGLQELAELNVQTIRTIIEESNNFPKDDVTENVDNLPEWQSSMLTQLPGKAASYNRHLHTIILSTGAEVAREVRRQYESRGGQVNAMFIEAIEKANAASTRTAETLENTIAKAAQDALSTTVKDAVESASSDGVSQTAKATGDFKAGGEAMLPQPNKSGNKR, from the coding sequence ATGTTCTTTTATTCGCCACAGCAGATTGCGGATCTTCATAAAGCCAATTACCAGTCATTCGTCAATCTGACTGGAAAATACATGAACGGACTTCAGGAACTCGCGGAACTGAATGTTCAAACGATCAGGACAATCATTGAGGAGAGCAATAATTTCCCGAAGGACGACGTCACCGAAAACGTCGACAATCTTCCGGAATGGCAATCCAGCATGCTGACCCAGCTTCCCGGAAAGGCGGCTTCCTATAATCGCCATTTACACACGATCATTCTGTCGACGGGTGCCGAAGTCGCGCGAGAGGTCCGACGCCAGTACGAAAGTCGTGGTGGCCAGGTCAACGCGATGTTCATCGAGGCGATAGAAAAAGCGAACGCGGCGTCGACAAGAACGGCTGAAACGCTGGAGAACACTATTGCAAAGGCAGCGCAGGACGCGCTCAGCACCACGGTTAAAGACGCAGTGGAAAGCGCTTCATCGGATGGCGTTTCGCAAACAGCGAAGGCGACGGGCGACTTCAAGGCCGGGGGCGAAGCGATGCTGCCCCAGCCCAATAAATCCGGCAACAAGCGCTAA
- a CDS encoding extracellular catalytic domain type 1 short-chain-length polyhydroxyalkanoate depolymerase — protein MNNSNPFLFAQDLTFALFIRGPVEATTSFFCGIIPEYASADPEPSHCDEQCADSPTRPSLPRAPAESVWLHKTFRGKAGARNYKVYVPTSYGREPLPMIVMLHGANQDPDDFATGTRMNILAEEARYIVVYPEQPQSANAARCWNWFRPGDQVRESGEAALIAELTREVMSTYNADSTRIYVAGMSAGGAMAVNLAVTHADLYAAAGIHSGIPYGTADDALSAMSVMNYGSTDFQFELLQKKSGQRAYTPLIAFHGDQDNVVHPRNCDELMRMNRIFALSQESTPSQVTTFAPEADGIYGHMRCLSCDDTGEVIGEQWIIHGLDHAWSGGDSAGSYTDCNGPDASREMLRFFDSVKLNTGEDREVSA, from the coding sequence ATGAATAATTCCAACCCGTTTCTATTCGCACAGGACCTGACGTTCGCGCTTTTTATACGAGGACCTGTGGAAGCGACTACAAGTTTTTTTTGCGGAATCATCCCAGAGTACGCTTCGGCCGATCCGGAGCCGTCTCACTGTGATGAGCAATGCGCAGATTCGCCGACGAGGCCATCGCTACCGAGAGCGCCGGCTGAGTCCGTCTGGCTGCATAAGACGTTTCGGGGAAAGGCGGGAGCGCGAAACTACAAAGTTTATGTTCCGACTTCGTACGGTCGCGAACCACTCCCGATGATCGTCATGCTCCATGGGGCCAACCAGGATCCTGACGATTTCGCCACCGGGACAAGGATGAATATTCTGGCCGAGGAGGCGCGATACATCGTCGTTTATCCGGAACAACCGCAAAGCGCCAATGCCGCGAGATGCTGGAACTGGTTTCGTCCAGGCGACCAGGTTCGCGAGTCGGGCGAAGCGGCGCTCATTGCCGAGCTCACTCGCGAGGTGATGTCCACGTATAACGCGGATTCCACCCGCATCTACGTGGCCGGCATGTCGGCTGGGGGCGCAATGGCAGTCAATCTTGCCGTCACTCATGCCGATCTTTACGCGGCCGCCGGGATTCACTCCGGGATACCCTACGGAACTGCAGATGACGCATTGTCCGCCATGTCCGTGATGAATTACGGGTCGACCGATTTTCAATTTGAACTGTTGCAGAAAAAGTCGGGGCAACGCGCCTACACACCTCTGATCGCTTTTCACGGCGATCAGGACAATGTCGTGCATCCCCGCAATTGTGACGAGCTAATGCGCATGAACCGCATCTTCGCACTCTCGCAAGAAAGCACGCCGTCTCAAGTCACGACATTTGCGCCAGAGGCGGACGGGATCTATGGGCATATGCGTTGTCTTTCATGCGACGACACGGGCGAGGTGATCGGAGAGCAATGGATTATTCATGGTCTCGACCATGCGTGGTCCGGCGGCGACAGCGCGGGAAGCTACACCGACTGTAATGGACCGGATGCATCTCGCGAAATGCTTCGCTTCTTCGATTCGGTCAAGCTAAATACCGGCGAGGACCGGGAGGTCTCGGCCTGA
- a CDS encoding YciE/YciF ferroxidase family protein encodes MPTKTLKDLFIHSLSDIYSAEKQMTKSLPKMARASNNPDLRAAFEKHLEETQGQVQRIDQIVETSGIKLKRVKCVAMEGLVEEGQEEIDEIEKGPVLDTALIAAAQKAEHYEIASYGSLIAMAKQLGEAETVKLLAETLKEEKATDEALSLLAEEKLAAEAMGK; translated from the coding sequence ATGCCTACGAAGACCCTCAAGGATTTGTTTATCCACTCGCTATCGGATATCTATAGCGCCGAAAAACAGATGACGAAGTCTCTGCCCAAGATGGCACGCGCGTCGAACAACCCGGATCTCAGAGCCGCATTCGAGAAACACCTGGAAGAGACTCAGGGGCAGGTTCAACGGATCGACCAGATTGTCGAGACGAGTGGAATCAAGCTCAAGCGCGTCAAGTGCGTCGCAATGGAAGGTCTTGTCGAGGAAGGGCAGGAGGAAATCGACGAGATCGAGAAGGGCCCTGTCCTCGATACGGCGCTTATCGCCGCCGCTCAAAAGGCCGAGCACTATGAAATCGCCTCCTACGGTTCGCTGATCGCAATGGCCAAACAGCTGGGAGAAGCAGAGACGGTGAAACTACTGGCTGAAACGTTGAAGGAAGAGAAGGCGACGGACGAGGCGCTTTCGTTGCTGGCAGAAGAGAAGTTGGCAGCAGAAGCAATGGGCAAGTAA
- a CDS encoding group II truncated hemoglobin — METKRQSVHQMIGGEAAVARLVETFYDIIETEPDGASIHALHLKGFGLGHVRQAQFEFLSGYFGGPQYYVERMGHASLQYMHEHIEIGPAEVEAWLTCMKKAIVALGYDAHIETALMRHFTRSAHTLQNRA; from the coding sequence GTGGAGACAAAACGCCAATCGGTGCACCAGATGATCGGCGGCGAAGCGGCGGTTGCGCGCCTCGTCGAAACGTTCTACGACATCATCGAAACCGAGCCCGACGGTGCGAGCATTCATGCGCTGCATTTAAAGGGATTCGGGCTTGGGCACGTGCGCCAGGCCCAGTTCGAGTTCCTGTCGGGCTACTTCGGCGGCCCGCAGTACTATGTCGAGCGAATGGGGCACGCGAGCCTGCAATACATGCACGAGCATATCGAGATTGGGCCAGCGGAAGTTGAAGCCTGGTTGACTTGCATGAAGAAGGCCATTGTGGCACTCGGCTACGACGCCCACATCGAGACGGCGCTGATGCGGCATTTCACACGTAGCGCACATACGCTCCAGAACAGGGCCTAG
- a CDS encoding alpha/beta fold hydrolase, whose product MPTSFRKAGLSRATAGAVAATAVAGAATALWVLHRARKAERDNPPIGRFIEVDGIRLHLIDKGKGPAVVLLHGNTVQLQDFVGCGLIDRLAEHHRVIAFDRPGFGHSERPRDRLWTAQAQAAVIRRALVQIDVKQPVVVGHSWGTLVALGLATEFPTDVRGLVLISGYYYPSARMDVALATPAALPLLGDALRYTVSPLTGRVMLRRSVEAMFAPAPMPDRFFDVVPREMLLRPVQIRAAAEDAAFMIPSAAHFCTHYATLKMPVSLFAGDGDKVVAPEAQSVRLHRDLPHSDLTVMPGAGHMVHYALANEISNTIDRMSVDPDTKKIESHMSVDDVPLTVAD is encoded by the coding sequence ATGCCCACTTCTTTCAGGAAAGCCGGTTTATCTCGGGCTACGGCCGGAGCGGTCGCAGCCACGGCGGTCGCCGGTGCAGCCACCGCGCTGTGGGTTTTGCATCGGGCAAGGAAAGCCGAACGCGATAATCCCCCAATAGGCCGCTTTATCGAAGTGGACGGTATTCGACTCCACCTCATCGACAAAGGGAAAGGACCAGCCGTCGTGTTGCTGCACGGGAACACCGTCCAGTTACAGGATTTTGTCGGCTGCGGTTTGATTGACCGGTTAGCCGAACATCACCGGGTGATCGCATTCGACCGCCCGGGATTCGGACACAGCGAGCGTCCGCGAGATCGCCTCTGGACCGCGCAAGCCCAAGCCGCGGTCATTCGGCGGGCACTCGTGCAAATCGATGTGAAGCAGCCTGTCGTGGTCGGGCATTCGTGGGGCACTTTGGTCGCACTCGGCCTGGCAACAGAATTTCCGACGGATGTGAGGGGCCTCGTGCTGATTTCAGGCTATTACTATCCGTCGGCCCGCATGGATGTGGCGCTGGCGACACCGGCGGCGCTTCCGCTATTAGGCGACGCGTTGCGCTACACGGTTTCGCCGCTAACCGGTCGCGTCATGCTACGGCGCAGCGTGGAGGCGATGTTCGCGCCCGCGCCGATGCCCGACAGGTTTTTCGATGTCGTGCCCCGTGAAATGTTGTTGCGTCCCGTGCAGATCCGGGCAGCGGCAGAGGACGCCGCGTTCATGATCCCGTCCGCAGCACATTTTTGCACTCACTACGCCACGCTAAAAATGCCAGTGAGTCTCTTCGCCGGCGACGGCGACAAGGTCGTCGCCCCCGAAGCGCAGTCCGTCCGGCTGCATCGGGATCTGCCACACAGCGACCTGACTGTGATGCCCGGAGCGGGGCATATGGTCCACTACGCGCTGGCTAATGAAATCAGCAACACGATTGATCGTATGAGCGTCGATCCGGATACGAAAAAGATCGAATCTCACATGTCCGTAGACGACGTTCCCCTGACGGTTGCTGATTGA
- a CDS encoding VF_A0006 family four-cysteine protein, whose amino-acid sequence MRSLCIALVLATCVSSSARADEFDGQDNDNAFRQCVAQSARSTGSMLVFQIMQNACLKLYRQSSMMSDAEKGYYACLLRSLQGVNNDIYAQMAAKACGDRR is encoded by the coding sequence ATGCGAAGTCTGTGCATCGCGCTCGTGCTGGCTACGTGCGTCAGCAGCTCGGCACGGGCGGATGAATTTGACGGACAGGACAACGACAATGCGTTTCGCCAGTGTGTCGCACAATCGGCGCGAAGCACCGGCAGTATGCTCGTGTTTCAGATCATGCAGAATGCGTGTCTGAAGCTTTACCGGCAGTCGTCAATGATGAGCGATGCCGAGAAAGGCTACTACGCCTGCCTGCTGCGGTCTCTTCAGGGAGTCAACAACGATATCTATGCCCAGATGGCTGCCAAGGCCTGCGGAGATCGTCGATAG
- a CDS encoding DUF2934 domain-containing protein: MNAMTVEERIRARAYELWQQDGALEGCADEYWHMARVLVEKETAIPDAARKVDPEAQAEQ, from the coding sequence ATGAATGCTATGACCGTTGAAGAAAGGATCCGTGCGCGCGCGTACGAACTCTGGCAACAGGACGGCGCTCTTGAAGGATGCGCAGACGAGTACTGGCACATGGCCCGTGTGCTCGTGGAAAAAGAGACGGCAATTCCAGACGCTGCGCGGAAGGTTGATCCGGAGGCCCAGGCCGAACAGTGA
- a CDS encoding SEL1-like repeat protein translates to MQMESWVGAIEREWHQLRRADPTLDVEKFSRHVIAANKTGFLSPESLAAIANALLTSTLSHAPYLGRWLLERVGANRHPAWRTAMAISLVTPTGGEADFERDNAILEDVMKDETAEDRLRGLAAAALADSARLGRGMQVDVSRARSLYEQAIELGHKASAHSLGLFWEGVWGAEDRSVVPDRTKAMQSYRRGGDDKRCQRRLQALR, encoded by the coding sequence ATGCAAATGGAAAGCTGGGTCGGAGCAATCGAGCGCGAATGGCATCAGTTGCGCCGCGCCGACCCTACACTGGATGTCGAAAAGTTCTCCCGCCACGTCATTGCGGCAAACAAGACTGGATTCCTGTCACCGGAGTCGCTCGCCGCAATCGCAAACGCCCTTCTCACCAGCACGTTAAGCCATGCACCCTATCTGGGCCGCTGGTTACTGGAGCGCGTTGGCGCGAACCGCCATCCGGCCTGGCGAACGGCAATGGCCATCTCCCTCGTCACACCAACCGGAGGGGAGGCGGACTTTGAGAGAGACAACGCGATTCTTGAAGACGTGATGAAGGATGAAACCGCAGAGGATCGTCTGCGCGGCTTGGCCGCCGCCGCGCTGGCCGACAGCGCACGGCTTGGGCGGGGTATGCAGGTGGATGTGAGCCGTGCGCGTTCGCTGTATGAGCAGGCCATTGAACTTGGACACAAAGCCTCAGCGCACAGTCTCGGACTTTTCTGGGAGGGCGTATGGGGTGCAGAAGACAGGAGCGTTGTCCCGGACCGCACCAAGGCCATGCAGAGCTATCGACGCGGTGGCGATGACAAACGTTGCCAACGCCGTCTGCAAGCGCTGCGCTGA